Below is a window of Desulfurobacterium indicum DNA.
AATGCCCGGTATAATCAGTAACATAAAGGCTATTACAAGTATGATACTTTCAAGGACACTCATTATTACGTAATTTGTTCCAAGATTCATATCTTCAAACATTATAAACAGGTCTAAAATTTCGGCATTTCCTTCTCTCACGAGTTTTATCATGGTGTATATAAAACCACCACTTAGCAGAGTGTTGAATAAAAATCCTATTACTTCGCCGATAAGGGCAAGATGCAGGTTTCTCAAAATTGTGGTCAATATTTGAAGTGCGAAGAGGATAAGTAGGTAGATGCCCACGAATTTTATTATGACACCAAACCTTTTCTTTGTTACCTGCCACGATAGTTTTATAATTTCTAAGGTATTAATGTTTTTCATTCACAATTCTCCATTCAAGTTATTATTTTAAAATGATACCAAATTATTGTTAAGGGCGGTTTAAGTGGTAGAAGAAAAGATATTGAAAGCTATAGAGCTTCTTAGTAGTGTCATAAAAGGAAAGAGAAACGTAGTTGAGCTTGCCTTTGAAGCTTTACTTTCAGAAGGGCATTTGCTTATAGAAGATGTTCCTGGACTTGGTAAAACAACTCTTGCACTTGGGCTTGCTAAGATTTTAAATCTATCTTTTGGCAGGATTCAGTGTACGTCGGATCTTATGCCTGCAGATGTTGTTGGAGTTTCCGTTTTTAATCCTGCAACCAGGGAGTTTGAATTTAAGGAGGGTCCTGTTTTTAACAATGTAGTTCTGGTTGATGAGATAAACCGTGCAATGCCTAAAACGCAGAGTGCTCTTCTTGAGGCTATGGAAGAAAAGCAGATTACTGTTGACAGAGAGACTATAAAATTGCCTTCTCCGTTTTTTGTCATAGCAACGCAGAATCCTCTTGAACAGGCTGGAACGTTTCCTCTTCCAGAATCGCAACTTGATCGGTTTTCTGTGAAAACGTCGATGGGTTATCCCGATGTTTCTCTTGAAAGGGAACTCCTTCTTGAAGGAAGCGTAAAGGATGAGATAGAGAGGTTGCCTTCAGTTCTTACTGTTGATGATATAAAAAGGGCTGTGGAAGAGGTTAAAAAGATTTACCTTTCTGAAAAGATGGCAGATTACATTCTTTCTATTGCCTGGAAAACGAGAAAGAGCAAGTTTTTCCGTTACGGTCTTTCTGTTAGGGGTGTTCTTGTCCTTTCAAAGATTGCAAAGGCAAGAGCTTACCTTAAAGGAAGAGATTTTGTGATTCCTGAAGATGTTCTGGAAACATTTTTGTTTGTTGTTCCTCACAGACTTATTCCTTCTTACGAGTATGATGATATGAATAAACAGGAGGTTGTAAAATCTTTGGTAGAAGAGGTAGAACCGCCGGCTTGAAAGTTACAATAATCGGCTGGTTTTTCATATTTGCCACAATAGTTATCGGAGTGGCTGCGGTAAACACGGGAAACAATCTTCTTTACTTGATTGTTTCTTTCCTTCTTTCAGTAATGGCGATTTCGGGAACAGTCGGTAAAGCAAATCTTTCAGGGTTATCGATTAGTTTGATGCCTTTAGGTTCTGTTTTTGCAGGTGTGCAGTCTCCCTTTATTTTAAGGGTGTTAAACAGAAAAAGATTTTTCCCTTCATTTCTGATTTCCGTTGAAGTAAACGATAGTTCGGTAGCTATTTTAAGCATCATTTTACCAAAGGAAAGTTCTAAAAAGATTTTTTATCTTTCTTTTCCCGATAGAGGTAAGGTTAAGGATGTTTCTGTAAAGTTAATATCTCCTTTTCCTTTCAGATTTTTTTATCGCTGGAAGATTATCCACCCTGAATTTGAAGTTATCGTTTATCCTAAACCCTTAAAGTCTTCTTTGAGAGAGGTTGAGGTTTCTTCGGGAAGGAGAAAGCATCTGCAAGGTATAGGTAATGGAGAGTTTTTAAAGTTAAGGAATTATGTCCCGGGAGATGAGCCTAAACGTATACATTGGAAAGTCTCTGCCGGGAAAGGTGAGCTTTTCACAAAAGAATTTTCAGATACGGGAGATGTTCCTGTTGTTATAGATTTACAATCTCTTGCCGGTTCAACAGAAGAGAAACTTTCCAGAGCTACTTATTTGATTCTTCAGGCGTTTCGTTCAAAAGTTCCTGTTGGTATCAGGGCAGGTGATTTTTATATTCATCCGTCAACAGATGAGAGTGAAAAGAGGCGGATGCTGGAGTTTCTTGCCCTTTACGGGAAGGAAAAGCTATGAGGAAATTCAAGGTAAAGAGGATTGTTTTTATTCTTTCTTTTCTTGCAGCTCTGACAGGTGCTGCCGTGATTTTTCCTTTTGTTCCTTTTCCGGTTTCTGTTTTTTTCCTTCTGTCGTCTGGTTTCGCTGTGTGGCGGGAATTTAAGAGGTTAAGGGGCGATGTTATTGAAAGAAGAATTTTGAACGTTTTTGCCCTTACCGGTACGGTTCTTCTTCTTTCGAAAGTTAACCTTGAAAATCTTGTTATTCCGATAGCTTCGGTATTGATGTTTTTGCTTTCGATAAAGTTTATGGAGGATAAAAGACAGAGGGATTTTTATCAAATACTTGCCCTTTCCCTTTTTCAGTTTGCGGCTGGTTCTGTTTTCCTGTTTAGTATTAGATTTTTCTTCCTCTTTGTTCTGGAAGCCTTTTTGATTATTTCGGCTACGGTTCTCCTCTCTTTTCAGGCTTTAGAAGATGAGATATGCCTCTCTGCTAAGGAACTTGGTTATGTTTTTGGCTTTTCCATTATATTTTTTTCCGTTTCTCTTCCGTTGACACTCTTTTTCTTTTTTGTTCTTCCAAGGACAGAGAAGCCTCTGGTAGATGTTGGTATGAAATCCCGGGTAGGTGTTACTGGTTTTACCAACACGGTAGCTCCCGGACAGGTTGCTTCTATTCAGCAGATAGATGCCGTTTTCATGAGAGTGAAGACAGAGAGATTGCCTTTTAATCCTTATTTCAGAGCGATAACTTATGAGAAGTTTGTAAACGGGAGGTGGTTTCACGTTCCTTTAAACTCTGATAGAGAAATGCTTAAAGGAAGAACTATCATGGAAACAGTTATTCTGGAGCCTTACGGTTACAGGAACCTTCCTATGGTTGATGTGCCTTTGAGTATTGGTTTGAAAAATGTTCAGAAAGATGGCAGTTGTTTTTTCTTGAATAAACCTGTTACTAAACGGATAAAGTACAGTGGGGTTTCGGTTTTAATCGATGTTATAAAGGAGAAACTTTCAAAACGGGAGCAGAATTTTTATCTTCAGCTTCCTGAAATGCCTGAGATAAGAAAATTTGTCGACAATGTGTTTGGTAATTTTTCGAAAGCAGATATGCCAGAAGCACTTCAGGTGTTTTTTAGGAGAAATTTTAACTATACGCTGGAAAATTTACCTTCTTCGGTTGAGGACTTTTTATTGAAAGATCACAGGGGAAGTTGTGAGTATTTTGCCAGTGCTGCGGCTGTTATTTTCCGTTTGAAAGGGATTCCTGCCCGCCTTGTCGGAGGTTTTTACGGTGGTGAGTATAATCCTTATGGTGGTTATTACATCGTAAGGGATAAAAATGCTCATGTGTGGGTAGAGTATTACAAAAACGGAGGTTGGCATCGTTTTGAACCAACTTTTGGACAGATTGGAAGAAAAAAAGAAACAGAAGGTAGAAGACTGACGGTCATTGAAAGTGGTCGAATAAAGCTTCCGGAGAGAATAAGGCTTATCCTGGATGCATTGAATTATTACTGGATAAATTTCATTATTAATTATGATTTTTCGATGCAGATCCAGGTAGCAATGAAAATAAGAACAAAATTTCCCGAGATTTTTAGTTTAACGATGCCAAACAGTGTTTATATAAATAAAAATATTTTAATCTATATTTTTTCTTTGGGCTTAATGCTTTTAATTTTTGTTTTGTTTATAAAAACCAGAAAGACAGTGCTTGATGAGTTTTATGATTTAATGAGTCAAATGGGATATGAAAGGTTGAAAAATGAGCCTCTGGAAGTTTTTGTAAAGAGGATAGATGATGAAGATTTGAGGAAAAAGGCGGAAGAATTCGTCAAAATTTATGAGGAGAAGTTTTACAAGGACGAGCCGGTCTGTTGTGTTACACTTGAGAGATTGAGAAATATCCTTAAAGATTTAAAAGAAAATCATTTACATTGAATCCTATTTATAAAGTTGCATTAATATATACTGGATAATAGAATAATAATAAGGAGGTATTTATGGATGAACTTTTAAGAAGTATGGACTTTGATTTCTGGGCTTCAGGTAAGCATAAAATTTCTCCGGAGAAGTTTTTCGAGCTCTGGAAAGACGGAAAGGCAATTTTACTTGATGTAAGAGACAAGAAAGAAACGGAGCTTCTTTCGCTATCTTTCGGTATCAATATTCCTGTTCATGAGATTCCGGATAGACTTGATGAAATTCCGAAAGATAAAACGGTGTGTCTTTTCTGTGCCGGTAAGATAAAAGCTTCTATTGTTTATTTCTATTTACTCAATAAAGGATTTGATAGTGTGAAAATTCTGGCATCTACGATAGAGCAGTTTGCCAGTTTTATAAAACCGGGTTTTATTAAAAAACTGTTTTAAGGGAGAGGAGGAGTGAGAGAGTTTGCTGAAGCAATGAAAATTCTGGGAGAGCCAAACAGACTTCGTATCGTTAAGATGCTTCAAGAAAGGTCTGCTTATGTGTGTGAGATAGCTCAGGTTTTGGGTATTTCCATGGCTACTGTTTCGACACACCTTTCCGTTCTTAAACGGTTTCACATCGTTGAAGATAAGAGGGAGGGTGTAAAAATCCTCTATTCTCTTTCTTCACCGCCGAACAGGGATATAAAGAAACTCCTTGACTTTCTGAAGGAGATAGGTGAAAACTGGAAGGTAACCAAGGAAGATAGAAAGCATCTTCACTCAATAGAAAATGTTGACGAAGTCTGTTCTAAACAAAGGAATACAGAATCCTGATTTCTTCCGGCCATAGTGCCGGATCTATTGTTTCCAGAATAAGTGGGATGTTGTTGAATCTTTCATCTTGCATGATAAATTTGAATGGTTCGAACCCAAGGTTTCCCTTCCCGATTGAGTGGTGCCTGTCAACTCTGCTGGCAAATTTTGATTTTGCATCGTTAAGATGCATTCCTTTGAGATATTGAAATCCGATGATAGAGTTAAACTTTTCCATTGTCTCTTCGAATACCTCTTTAGTCCTTAAATCGTAACCTGCTGCAAAAAGGTGGCATGTGTCAAGACATACGCCTATCCTTGTTTTGTCTTCAACAAGATCAATTATTTCTGCCAGATGTTCAAATCTGTAACCAATATTGCTTCCCTGCCCTGCCGTGTTTTCCAAAACTAAAGTAATATTATTTGTTATTTCGAGAGTTCTGTTTATCGAATCTGCTATCAGTCTTATGCATTCTATTTCTGAGATCTGGCGCAGGTGGCTTCCCGGATGAAAATTCAGATATTTTAATCCAAGGATTTCGCATCTTTTTACTTCATCTATGAATGCGTTTAGAGATTTTTCTCTCTTCTCTTTTACTGGATGTCCTAAGTTTATTAAATAACTATCATGGGGAAGTACATGTTCCGTTTTTATTTCGGCTTTTGAAAGATTTTCCTTGAATTTCTGGACTTCTTCTTCGGGAATTGGTTTTGCCTTCCATTGTCTTTGATTTTTGGTGAATAAGGCAAAGGCTTTTGCGCCTATCTTCATGGCATTAAGCGGGGCATTTGAAACGCCACCTGCAGCACTTACATGAGCACCTATAAACTTCATATTTACTCCTTTTTAGCCGGACAGATATGTCTGAAATCGCACCATTTGCAATGGTTTGATGGAGATGGAATTAACTCAGAAAAACTTTTTCCAAAAAGCTCTTCTTCCACCATTTCTATGATGGGGACTAATTTAAGTTTAAAGTTAAGTATGTCGGTATCGGTAAAGATTTCTCTCTTTATGAAGCCGTATCTAACGTTGTGGACTTCCAGGGCAAGTTTTTTAAATTCTGGATATTTTGCTTTTGCTAAAAGTGCATACCAACGGAGTTGCGTTTTCATTCTTTTTGAGAAATCTCTGTTTCTGTTTGTTTTGTGATCTACGATGTAAAGGGTATCTTCCTGGGCAAAAACAAAGTCAAGCTTTCCTCTTATAAATGCTTCTTCTTCGTTGAATTTTGACGGCAGAAATTCTCTATTTATGCAAAGTTCGACTTCCGAATGAAAAAATTGGATTTTTCCGAGGCGTCTTAATTGGCCGTTCACATAGTTTAATATTTTAGGCATGAACGGCTTCACTTTTTCATAGTCAATGGAAGGTTCTTTCTGCTTGAACTGTTCGAAGAAATATTTGAGGATGTTATAATTGAGAGGTTTTTGTCTTTTAAAAATGGTATTTATTGCGTTTTCAAGTATGTAGTGAACACCGCTTCCAAGTATGAAAAAGTCTGCTCTTTCTGCAGGCTCCTGTTTCTCTACATAGGTCCAGTAAAAATCATAAGCGCATCTTTTGGCTTTTTGAACTTTTGAAAAAGACCAGGGCCTTAAATGTTTTATATCTATCCGCGTTTCGTTAATTTTGATTTTCATAAAAGCTATTTTATCATTTTACATTGGCTTGGTTAGCGGAAAATTGGAGTTGTTAAGGGTTATATTTAATAATAACTGGTATAGTAAACAAATTTTCGATTTCAGGGGGAAAAGATGGTTCGTTATCCGGCAGTTGCAGGGCAGTTTTATCCAGCATCTCCTGAAGATTTGAAAATGATGCTTGATTCAATGTGTGAGCCTGCACCTAAAGTTAAGGCAAAGGCAATAATAGTTCCTCATGCAGGATATATCTATTCAGGTCGCGTTGCAGGTGCTACGTATAGCAGGGTTGAAATTCCAGATTTAAATGTGCTTCTTGGCCCTAATCACACGGGGCTTGGTAGCAGAGTTTCTGTTTTTCCCGATGGAATCTGGGTAACTCCTTTTGGAGAGGTACCTGTTAGTAGTGAGGTTGCAGGGGAGCTCGCATCCCAGCCTCCTTACGAGCCTGATGTGAATGCCCATATATACGAGCACTCTCTTGAAGTACAAATTCCGTTTCTTCAGTATTGTTCAGGATTTAGGGATTCTCTTTCCATAGTACCGGTGGTTTTTAGCTTTATAAGTTATGAAGAGTGTGAGCGTGCCGGCAAAATCCTTGCCGATGTGATGGCAGATAGAGACGGTTTGATTGTGATAAGTTCTGACTTTTCCCATTATGTTACTCAGGAGAAAGCTAAAGAGATGGATAAGCTTGCAATAGATGCCATTTTGAGTCTTGACCCTTATGAACTTTATACAAGGGTGGTTACATACAATATTTCCATGTGCGGTGTTATTCCTGCAACGGTAGGCCTTGTGGCAGCCAAGCTTCTCGGTGCAACATCAGCTGAGCTTGTAATGTATAGGACTTCTGGTGATGTGACAGGTAATTACAGAGAGGTTGTCAGTTATGGTGGATTAATCATATATTAATGGTATAATCAATGCTCATACTCAAATTGAGAAGGAGAGGAACATTGGAGAATAAGGTAGATTATCAGGAGATAGCTGAGTTTTTAAAGGCACTTTCTCATCCTACAAGGTTGCAGATTGTTGAGTATCTTGCTGGTGGTGAGAAGTGTGTTAAAGAGATATGGGAGGAGCTTGGCATTCCTCAGCCTACTGCTTCTCAGCATATTAATGTTCTGAAAAATGCAGGAATTATCTGCTACAAGAAAGAAGGTGTGAGAACATGTTATAGGATTAAAGATGACAGAGTTATACAAATCTTACAAATACTTAAAGAGGAGGAATAGTTGGATGGCTAGAGAAATTCAAACAATCGAGGAATTTGAGAGGGAAGTTCTTTCATCTGATGTACCAGTTTTAGTAGACTTCTGGGCACCGTGGTGTGGTCCTTGTAGAATGCTTGCTCCTACCATAGAAGAGCTTGCCAATCAGTATAAAGGAAAAATTAAGGTATTTAAAGTTAACACTGATGATCTTCCTATGCTTGCTATGCAGTATGGAATTAGGGGTATTCCTAC
It encodes the following:
- a CDS encoding ArsR/SmtB family transcription factor yields the protein MENKVDYQEIAEFLKALSHPTRLQIVEYLAGGEKCVKEIWEELGIPQPTASQHINVLKNAGIICYKKEGVRTCYRIKDDRVIQILQILKEEE
- the trxA gene encoding thioredoxin is translated as MAREIQTIEEFEREVLSSDVPVLVDFWAPWCGPCRMLAPTIEELANQYKGKIKVFKVNTDDLPMLAMQYGIRGIPTVMLFVNGEPADVKVGLQPKAVFEQTIERFIGEE
- a CDS encoding PD-(D/E)XK nuclease family protein; this encodes MKIKINETRIDIKHLRPWSFSKVQKAKRCAYDFYWTYVEKQEPAERADFFILGSGVHYILENAINTIFKRQKPLNYNILKYFFEQFKQKEPSIDYEKVKPFMPKILNYVNGQLRRLGKIQFFHSEVELCINREFLPSKFNEEEAFIRGKLDFVFAQEDTLYIVDHKTNRNRDFSKRMKTQLRWYALLAKAKYPEFKKLALEVHNVRYGFIKREIFTDTDILNFKLKLVPIIEMVEEELFGKSFSELIPSPSNHCKWCDFRHICPAKKE
- the amrB gene encoding AmmeMemoRadiSam system protein B — protein: MVRYPAVAGQFYPASPEDLKMMLDSMCEPAPKVKAKAIIVPHAGYIYSGRVAGATYSRVEIPDLNVLLGPNHTGLGSRVSVFPDGIWVTPFGEVPVSSEVAGELASQPPYEPDVNAHIYEHSLEVQIPFLQYCSGFRDSLSIVPVVFSFISYEECERAGKILADVMADRDGLIVISSDFSHYVTQEKAKEMDKLAIDAILSLDPYELYTRVVTYNISMCGVIPATVGLVAAKLLGATSAELVMYRTSGDVTGNYREVVSYGGLIIY
- the nfo gene encoding deoxyribonuclease IV, translating into MKFIGAHVSAAGGVSNAPLNAMKIGAKAFALFTKNQRQWKAKPIPEEEVQKFKENLSKAEIKTEHVLPHDSYLINLGHPVKEKREKSLNAFIDEVKRCEILGLKYLNFHPGSHLRQISEIECIRLIADSINRTLEITNNITLVLENTAGQGSNIGYRFEHLAEIIDLVEDKTRIGVCLDTCHLFAAGYDLRTKEVFEETMEKFNSIIGFQYLKGMHLNDAKSKFASRVDRHHSIGKGNLGFEPFKFIMQDERFNNIPLILETIDPALWPEEIRILYSFV
- a CDS encoding DUF58 domain-containing protein; amino-acid sequence: MKVTIIGWFFIFATIVIGVAAVNTGNNLLYLIVSFLLSVMAISGTVGKANLSGLSISLMPLGSVFAGVQSPFILRVLNRKRFFPSFLISVEVNDSSVAILSIILPKESSKKIFYLSFPDRGKVKDVSVKLISPFPFRFFYRWKIIHPEFEVIVYPKPLKSSLREVEVSSGRRKHLQGIGNGEFLKLRNYVPGDEPKRIHWKVSAGKGELFTKEFSDTGDVPVVIDLQSLAGSTEEKLSRATYLILQAFRSKVPVGIRAGDFYIHPSTDESEKRRMLEFLALYGKEKL
- a CDS encoding transglutaminaseTgpA domain-containing protein, which produces MRKFKVKRIVFILSFLAALTGAAVIFPFVPFPVSVFFLLSSGFAVWREFKRLRGDVIERRILNVFALTGTVLLLSKVNLENLVIPIASVLMFLLSIKFMEDKRQRDFYQILALSLFQFAAGSVFLFSIRFFFLFVLEAFLIISATVLLSFQALEDEICLSAKELGYVFGFSIIFFSVSLPLTLFFFFVLPRTEKPLVDVGMKSRVGVTGFTNTVAPGQVASIQQIDAVFMRVKTERLPFNPYFRAITYEKFVNGRWFHVPLNSDREMLKGRTIMETVILEPYGYRNLPMVDVPLSIGLKNVQKDGSCFFLNKPVTKRIKYSGVSVLIDVIKEKLSKREQNFYLQLPEMPEIRKFVDNVFGNFSKADMPEALQVFFRRNFNYTLENLPSSVEDFLLKDHRGSCEYFASAAAVIFRLKGIPARLVGGFYGGEYNPYGGYYIVRDKNAHVWVEYYKNGGWHRFEPTFGQIGRKKETEGRRLTVIESGRIKLPERIRLILDALNYYWINFIINYDFSMQIQVAMKIRTKFPEIFSLTMPNSVYINKNILIYIFSLGLMLLIFVLFIKTRKTVLDEFYDLMSQMGYERLKNEPLEVFVKRIDDEDLRKKAEEFVKIYEEKFYKDEPVCCVTLERLRNILKDLKENHLH
- a CDS encoding AAA family ATPase, with the translated sequence MVEEKILKAIELLSSVIKGKRNVVELAFEALLSEGHLLIEDVPGLGKTTLALGLAKILNLSFGRIQCTSDLMPADVVGVSVFNPATREFEFKEGPVFNNVVLVDEINRAMPKTQSALLEAMEEKQITVDRETIKLPSPFFVIATQNPLEQAGTFPLPESQLDRFSVKTSMGYPDVSLERELLLEGSVKDEIERLPSVLTVDDIKRAVEEVKKIYLSEKMADYILSIAWKTRKSKFFRYGLSVRGVLVLSKIAKARAYLKGRDFVIPEDVLETFLFVVPHRLIPSYEYDDMNKQEVVKSLVEEVEPPA
- a CDS encoding ArsR/SmtB family transcription factor produces the protein MREFAEAMKILGEPNRLRIVKMLQERSAYVCEIAQVLGISMATVSTHLSVLKRFHIVEDKREGVKILYSLSSPPNRDIKKLLDFLKEIGENWKVTKEDRKHLHSIENVDEVCSKQRNTES
- a CDS encoding rhodanese-like domain-containing protein; protein product: MDELLRSMDFDFWASGKHKISPEKFFELWKDGKAILLDVRDKKETELLSLSFGINIPVHEIPDRLDEIPKDKTVCLFCAGKIKASIVYFYLLNKGFDSVKILASTIEQFASFIKPGFIKKLF